From the genome of Falco peregrinus isolate bFalPer1 chromosome W, bFalPer1.pri, whole genome shotgun sequence, one region includes:
- the LOC129783136 gene encoding creatine kinase S-type, mitochondrial-like: MTPNGYTLDQCIQTGVDNPGHPFIKTVGMVAGDEESYEVFAEIFDPVIKVRHNGYDPCTMKHHTDLDASKITHGQFDERYVLSSCVRTDRSIRGLSLPPACTRAEKRSGKCCGHCSSWAERRPFWKVL; encoded by the exons ATGACTCCCAATGGCTACACCCTAGACCAGTGTATCCAAACTGGGGTTGACAATCCTGGCCATCCTTTCATTAAAACTGTGGGCATGGTTGCAGGCGATGAAGAATCCTATgag GTATTTGCTGAGATTTTTGACCCTGTCATTAAAGTGAGACATAATGGCTATGATCCATGCACAATGAAGCATCACACAGACTTGGATGCATCCAAG ATCACCCATGGTCAATTTGATGAGCGCTATGTCCTCTCATCATGTGTACGTACTGATCGTAGCATCCGGGGCCTCAGCCTTCCTCCAGCTTGTACCAGGGCAGAGAAGAGAAGTGGAAAATGTTGTGGTCACTGCTCTAGCTGGGCTGAAAGGAGACCTTTCTGGAAAGTACTATAG